TATCTCAAGTTATTTCTGGTCGACCATAGGGCCTATATAGCTAGATGCATGGCAGTCTGTTTAGCGTGAGCCCTCGAGCCCGAGCCTTGTTGTGAGCCATTGAACGACTTCATCCAGTTCTTTGGGAACAGTATAGTGACCAAGTCTGCACATTACATAAACCCCAAAACTCTTTACAAGTATGttcaaacaaatgataaaatcaaattatttttgcAACTCTTATATTATATGAATACCCTTCGTATGGCTTAAAGACAGCTTGTCGAAATCCAGCCATGCCAAGAGACTGCGCAGATTTCTCTCCAAACCTATAAGGAACCAAATCATCGGctgtaacacaaaaaaaaatcagtaaagATCGGCTTCTCGCagtcattagtttttttttttttttgaaacgaGCTCGCAGTCATTAGTTAAAGCAAAAAAATGAGTAAATGTAGATAACAAAGGACATTTTACACATATATACCAGTTCCATGTGTAAGTATGATTGGTAACGATGCAGCCCGCCTTGCAGCCTCATACGAACATTCTATTTTGTTCCTTAGGCTCCTACAAAGTTTAGTTCAGGCTTCTATCAGTatggaaaaaaagaaatatatatttgtacattgttaaaaaaaaaaagagtttcacGCAACAAGAGGGCTTGAAGAATAATTACTTCCAACCGGGAAGCCAGCCGCTGAGTCCTACAACAGCTCGTAGGTTTATAGGGTATGTGTGGCCAGTTCCATAACGTCCAAGAGCATAGCAAGTGGCAGAGTAAAGAGATATCGCTCCTCCCATGCTAAAACCTCCTATCCCCACTTTAACTATaaatatgagaaagaaaaaattaaagattaCAGCCTAATATATATCGATGGTTGGTGTTTTATAATCTAAAAGCAGGTTATGTCTCCTGCTTACCATCTGCTGGTTCAGAGGACAAAAGGTTAGCAATATGTGAAGCTGAGGCATCTAAACCTTCCAAATCATCATGACTGTCTTCAGAAATTTCCCCAACATCAAACCCTGATATATATACAACCatttttctaagtttacaatTCTATTATTACATATAGAGACATCAAAAGATGTTTATTGAAGATTTCAATCGAAATACGTTTAAAAGAAAGCCAAATCATCTTACAAGCAGTGCAGGTATATCCA
This Brassica napus cultivar Da-Ae chromosome C6, Da-Ae, whole genome shotgun sequence DNA region includes the following protein-coding sequences:
- the LOC106403015 gene encoding acyl-protein thioesterase 2-like, which encodes MSYSHQSMGSGSRNARGYEFGRTYVVRPKGKHQATLVWLHGLGDNGSSSSQLMESLHLPNIKWICPTAPTRPVSSLGGYTCTAWFDVGEISEDSHDDLEGLDASASHIANLLSSEPADVKVGIGGFSMGGAISLYSATCYALGRYGTGHTYPINLRAVVGLSGWLPGWKSLRNKIECSYEAARRAASLPIILTHGTADDLVPYRFGEKSAQSLGMAGFRQAVFKPYEGLGHYTVPKELDEVVQWLTTRLGLEGSR